In Anoplopoma fimbria isolate UVic2021 breed Golden Eagle Sablefish chromosome 12, Afim_UVic_2022, whole genome shotgun sequence, one DNA window encodes the following:
- the map3k12 gene encoding LOW QUALITY PROTEIN: mitogen-activated protein kinase kinase kinase 12 (The sequence of the model RefSeq protein was modified relative to this genomic sequence to represent the inferred CDS: substituted 1 base at 1 genomic stop codon): MSGTCIHEPRAPSPSLSGFSTPISEPPYRRLDGDTPACTPETDLTPTQCVLRNVLSIDTGGPGAPSGSSPTPSDGTSTHFDNSVLKLHEHEACQCGGGAEAGHSPEAGAVRSQSENIRLQSGSGGFLEGLFGCLKPVWTMIGKAYSTEHKHSHEGMXHLESWEVPFEEISDLQWVGSGAQGAVFLGKFHGDDVAVKKVRDIKETEIKHLRKLKHPNIITFKGICTQAPCYCILMEYCAQGQLYEVLRAGRKITPSLLVDWSMGIAGGMNYLHLHKIIHRDLKSPNMLITHDDLVKISDFGTSKELSDKSTKMSFAGTVAWMAPEVIRNEPVSEKVDIWSFGVVLWEMLTGEIPYKDVDSSAIIWGVGNNSLQLPVPESCPDGFKILLRQCWNCKPRNRPSFRQILLHLDIASADVLSTPQETYFKSQAEWREEVKQHFEKIKSEGTCIHRLDEELINRRREELRHALDIREHYERKLERANNLYMELSAVMLQLELKEKELQRREQSLDKKYPGLFKHHSSRQSSSSNTMDKLIKKRNVPQKLPSGKRPDILKSEVIIPKMDSSVMQVTIPACPNRSSTSPNRSRRVKTRHRKPGKGSSGDLAGLKANQSSSNRDTTAQVNSSTTNPAKQLLEPSAALRGLSHEQQQRQLSSSSPDLICTTLEAEGQGKGEPSVGGLERGGSLSASAGLGGSEAGAAGLDDLTETPPRSDTPSEDAASFPFSSSPDSPCGRGAAAGRGSLGSPRLPHDGEDKEEGAGAVRLPRGASGGIGSQHLTPSAILYRAAISRKQRRGVSSEEEEGEVDSEVELPRRRRPTSITKCQSVSTFSSENLSVSDGEEGHTTDHSHSGTPDVVSTNTDDRLDDRSDDLLSQGSEIPADNTDPAQASDGLSERDGALGQAKAQLDVGVNPSESRALCDDSDCDSAELDQSGSGEPSRPPSAGAWVSPSQPYQGSPQAPHTGPP; encoded by the exons ATGAGTGGGACCTGTATCCATGAGCCCCGTGCCCCTTCCCCCTCCCTGTCAGGCTTCAGCACCCCCATCTCGGAACCCCCCTATCGAAGACTCGATGGAGACACCCCTGCATGCACCCCCGAAACGGACCTGACCCCCACACAGTGTGTCCTCCGTAACGTGCTGTCCATCGACACCGGTGGACCGGGGGCGCCGAGCGGCAGCAGCCCCACTCCCAGCGATGGAACCTCGACCCACTTTGACAACAGCGTGCTAAAACTACATGAACATGAGGCCTGCCAGTGTGGCGGCGGCGCCGAGGCAGGGCACAGTCCGGAGGCCGGCGCCGTCCGGAGCCAGTCGGAGAACATTCGGCTACAATCAGGAAGTGGAGGTTTTTTGGAGGGACTGTTTGGCTGCCTGAAACCAGTATGGACCATGATTGGAAAGGCCTACTCCACTGAACACAAACATAGCCATGAAGGTATGTGACA TTTAGAGTCCTGGGAAGTTCCTTTTGAGGAAATCTCCGACCTGCAGTGGGTAGGCAGCGGGGCACAGGGGGCCGTCTTCCTCGGCAAGTTCCACGGAGACGACGTGGCTGTGAAGAAAGTGCGGGACATCAAAGAGACCGAGATCAAACACCTCCGCAAACTCAAGCACCCCAACATCATCACTTTCAA GGGCATCTGCACCCAGGCTCCTTGTTACTGTATCTTGATGGAGTACTGTGCCCAAGGCCAGCTGTATGAGGTGCTGAGGGCGGGTCGCAAAatcaccccctccctcctggTTGACTGGTCCATGGGCATCGCGGGGGGCATGAACTACCTGCACCTCCACAAGATCATCCATCGAGACCTCAAGTCCCCAAA CATGCTGATCACACACGATGACCTGGTGAAGATCTCAGACTTTGGCACCTCGAAGGAGCTCAGTGACAAAAGCACCAAGATGTCATTCGCCGGCACCGTTGCTTGGATGGCTCCTGAAGTAATTCGGAATGAGCCGGTGTCGGAAAAGGTGGACATCTG gtcctttggagtggTGCTGTGGGAGATGCTAACCGGAGAGATCCCTTACAAAGACGTGGACTCATCGGCCATCATCTGGGGTGTGGGAAACAACAGCCTCCAGCTGCCCGTACCTGAGAGCTGCCCCGACGGCTTCAAGATCCTCCTCAGACAGTGCTG GAACTGTAAGCCGAGGAATAGGCCCTCTTTCCGCCAGATCCTTCTTCATCTGGATATAGCGTCAGCCGATGTGCTGTCCACTCCACAAGAGACCTACTTCAAGTCTCAG GCTGAATGGCGGGAAGAGGTGAAACAGCACTTTGAGAAGATTAAATCTGAGGGTACTTGTATCCACCGACTCGACGAGGAGCTGATCAACCGACGCAGAGAGGAGCTCAG GCATGCTTTGGACATTCGCGAGCACTACGAGAGGAAGCTGGAGAGAGCTAACAACCTTTACATGGAGCTCAGTGCCGTCATGCTGCAGCTGGAGCTCAAAGAGAAAGAGCTGCAGAG GAGAGAGCAGTCTTTGGATAAAAAGTATCCAGGTTTGTTTAAGCATCACAGCTCCAGGCAGAGCAGCTCCTCCAACACCATGGACAAACTCATCAAGAAGAGAAACGTCCCACAGAAACTGCCCTCAGGAAAGAG GCCAGACATCCTCAAGTCTGAGGTAATCATTCCAAAAATGGACTCCTCCGTCATGCAGGTCACTATACCAGCCTGCCCCAACAGAAGCTCCACTTCTCCCAACCGGTCTCGGAGGGTAAAGACCCGCCACCGCAAGCCCGGTAAGGGCAGCAGTGGAGACCTGGCTGGACTTAAGGCGAATCAGTCCTCCTCTAATAGGGACACAACCGCCCAGGTTAACAGTTCCACCACTAACCCCGCCAAGCAGCTCCTGGAGCCCTCGGCAGCCCTGCGGGGCCTCAGCCacgagcagcagcagaggcagctgTCCTCCTCCAGCCCCGACCTCATCTGCACCACCCTGGAGGCGGAGGGGCAGGGAAAAGGGGAGCCCTCTGTGGGGGGGCTTGAGCGAGGGGGCAGCCTCAGTGCCTCTGCGGGGTTAGGGGGGTCAGAGGCGGGGGCAGCCGGCCTGGATGATCTCACGGAAACCCCTCCACGCAGTGACACGCCGAGCGAGGATGCGGCTTCGTTCCCGTTCTCCAGCAGCCCGGACTCGCCCTGTGGGAGGGGGGCGGCAGCCGGGAGGGGCTCTCTGGGATCTCCTCGTCTGCCTCATGATGGGGAGGATAAAGAGGAGGGGGCCGGGGCTGTGAGGTTGCCCCGCGGGGCGTCGGGGGGGATTGGGAGTCAGCACCTCACTCCTTCAGCCATTCTGTACAGGGCAGCTATCTCACGCAAACAG AGGCGTGGAGTGTCatcagaagaggaggagggtgaagtTGACAGTGAGGTTGAGTTACCACGGAGACG ACGTCCGACGAGCATCACCAAGTGCCAGTCAGTGTCCACCTTCAGCTCAGAGAACCTGTCGGTGTCGGACGGCGAGGAGGGCCACACTACGGATCACTCTCACAGCGGCACCCCCGACGTGGTCAGCACCAACACGGACGACCGGTTGGACGACCGCAGCGATGACCTCCTCTCTCAGGGGTCGGAGATCCCGGCGGACAACACTGATCCGGCGCAGGCTTCCGATGGCCTGTCGGAGAGAGACGGAGCGCTGGGACAGGCCAAAGCTCAGCTGGACGTCGGGGTGAATCCTAGTGAG aGTCGGGCCCTGTGCGATGACTCTGACTGCGACAGTGCAGAGCTGGATCAGTCGGGTAGCGGAGAGCCAAGTCGTCCCCCCAGTGCTGGAGCATGGGTGTCTCCGTCTCAGCCCTATCAGGGGTCTCCACAGGCCCCCCATACTGGACCTCCATAG